The following proteins are co-located in the Oryzias melastigma strain HK-1 linkage group LG8, ASM292280v2, whole genome shotgun sequence genome:
- the LOC112146710 gene encoding mastin-like — translation MDEGSTLLLQLWYRGGILRDSHWRRYSYGYGYSYGYGYGYGYGYGYGYGYSYSYSYTPPLPPPQRLQQVSVPIVSNIQCNAAYGTGKVTTKMMCAGPDFRGEGFCKRDFGGPLVVLNGSRWIQAGVASFVTGCGSPDFPGVYVRVSQYQSWISSHTGEDPAGYIYFWSSASRAAPLISIFSLLAILPVIF, via the exons ATGGATgaaggttcaacacttttactgcagctttggtaccgCGGAGGAATCCTGCGTGACAGTCACTGGAGACGCTATAGCTACGGCTACGGCTATAGCTACGGCTACGGCTACGGCTACGGCTACGGCTACGGCTACGGCTACGGCTACAGCTACAGCTACAGCTACACAC ctcctcttcctcctcctcagcgGCTGCAGCAGGTCAGCGTCCCGATCGTCTCCAACATTCAGTGCAACGCCGCCTACGGCACCGGCAAAGTCACCACCAAGATGATGTGTGCCGGGCCGGACTTCAGGGGCGAGGGCTTCTGCAAG AGAGACTTCGGCGGCCCGCTGGTGGTTTTGAACGGCTCCAGGTGGATCCAGGCCGGAGTGGCGAGCTTCGTCACGGGCTGCGGGTCTCCGGATTTCCCCGGAGTCTACGTCCGGGTGTCCCAGTACCAGTCCTGGATCAGCAGCCACACCGGTGAAGACCCGGCGGGCTACATCTACTTCTGGAGCTCTGCCAGCAGAGCGGCGCCCCTCATCTCCATCTT
- the LOC112145858 gene encoding calpain-15 isoform X1 — protein sequence MGSSSSSSFLVDETDSDGPPRGGALPPSPNTGCLRSSQSSFIPRQIAGRHRERSFSSGSMPALQTQWTCGCCTFLNSAGAPRCSICEAPRRGSVPRWLRPGTSRPGSGWSCPRCTLTNSPRSLTCSLCSYCKPPDPPGDQPRPQRSSSCSGLLRAPSGERNQTKAEKSSRSWDCLRCTLQNTPTSMSCSACGGPRKLSLPQIPAEALLMPAVCSQQDGAAGALSLSMRGDSSPLEASHPNTGSPPGTNNPVPCSRREVPPPETGPRLRPTSPQPPTAPQPPPQADLLNTRRLSVLKEEACPSPSASDPHPADVCEWSCPACTLINQVTAKHCLACHTPQQLRAAASSARQESRLVEALRQSDEGAARGLWEDIVRFCRQNSVVFVDDSFPPNSKSVGFPPDDGVQQRVKKWLRPQEISCCGFRDRGLRWSVFHTVRPSDILQGLLGNCWFLSALAVLAERPELVERVMVTRSLCPEGAYQVRLCKDGSWTTVLVDDMLPCDESGHLLFSQAQRKQLWVALIEKALAKLHGSYFSLQAGRAIEGLSTLTGAPCESLALQVSATNPKEDPIDTDLIWAKMLSSKEAGFLMGASCGGGNMRVDDSEYESLGLRPRHAYSVLDVQDIEGHRLVQLRNPWGRFSWTGAWADDWPDWPPHLKRALCTNRGEDGLFWMDFEDFTRFFDSVDICKIHPDWQEVRVPGLFPCGADGPVSVLAVTVLERTAVELALFQRGSRRWDTAESHLLDLCVLVFRVAYDGCGALTLGRLLAHSRRSVRRFVGCDVMLEPGEYGVLCLAFNHWQSLGGASAGESSAHTPFPAGGTNQHLTAPPLPVSASRSEAPGFTLAVYSSRLLMVGRVSAPSTAMADAIMQLAETKGERHEGREGMTCYYLTHGWAGLIVMVENRHPRHHLHVSCDCSESFNVVSTRGSLKTVDSIPPLHRQVLVVLSQLEGNAGFSITHRLAHRKAVQPSLGNWSPSKATHSPALNPETAGLHQPRPL from the exons ATGGGAAGCTCTTCGTCTTCCTCCTTCCTGGTTGACGAGACCGACAGTGATGGTCCTCCAAGGGGTGGGgctctgcccccctcccccaacACGGGGTGTCTGAGGAGTAGCCAGAGCTCCTTCATCCCACGACAGATCGCTGGACGACATCGAGAACGCAG tttctccTCCGGTTCCATGCCGGCGCTCCAGACCCAGTGGACCTGTGGCTGCTGTACTTTCCTGAACTCGGCGGGCGCCCCCCGCTGCTCCATCTGTGAAGCCCCCCGGCGAGGATCCGTTCCCCGCTGGCTGAGACCCGGCACCAGCAGACCCGGTTCTGGATGGTCCTGCCCCCGCTGCACGTTGACCAACTCCCCCAGGAGCCTCACGTGCTCGCTGTGCAGCTACTGCAAACCTCCGGACCCCCCCGGCGaccagccccgcccccagcgctccagcagctgctctggCCTGCTGAGGGCGCCGTCAGGCGAACGGAACCAGACGAaggcggagaaaagcagccggTCCTGGGACTGCCTGCGCTGCACCCTGCAGAACACCCCCACCTCCATGTCCTGCTCCGCCTGTGGGGGCCCCCGCAAACTCTCCCTGCCCCAGATCCCGGCAGAGGCGCTGCTCATGCCGGCAGTGTGCAGCCAGCAGGACGGGGCGGCGGGGGCGCTCTCCCTCTCCATGCGGGGGGACAGTTCCCCGCTGGAAGCTTCACATCCAAACACGGGTTCCCCCCCAGGCACCAACAACCCGGTCCCCTGCAGCCGCAGAGAGGTCCCCCCCCCAGAAACCGGCCCGAGGCTCAGACCGACGTCTCCTCAACCTCCAACGGCCCCGCAGCCCCCCCCACAGGCCGACCTGCTCAACACCCGGAGGCTCAGCGTCCTCAAAGAGGAGGCGTGTCCTTCGCCGTCTGCATCAGACCCCCACCCTGCAGACGTCTGCGAGTGGTCCTGTCCGGCGTGCACCCTCATCAACCAGGTCACGGCCAAACACTGCCTGGCGTGCCACACCCCCCAGCAGCTGAGAGCGGCGGCGTCCTCGGCGAGGCAGGAGAGCCGGCTGGTGGAGGCGCTGCGGCAGAGCGACGAGGGCGCGGCGCGGGGCCTGTGGGAGGACATCGTCCGCTTCTGCAGACAG AACTCGGTGGTGTTTGTGGACGACAGTTTCCCTCCGAACTCCAAGTCTGTGGGCTTCCCGCCGGACGACGGCGTCCAGCAGCGCGTCAAGAAGTGGCTCCGACCTCAAGAGATCAGCTGCTGCGGCTTCAGGGACCGCGGGCTCAGGTGGTCAGTCTTCCACACGGTGAGGCCGTCTGACATCCTGCAAGGGCTTCTGGGTAACTGCTG GTTCCTGAGCGCCCTGGCGGTTCTAGCCGAGCGGCCGGAGCTGGTGGAGAGGGTGATGGTGACCCGTTCGCTGTGTCCGGAGGGGGCGTACCAGGTCCGCCTCTGCAAGGACGGCTCCTGGACCACGGTGCTGGTGGACGACATGCTGCCGTGTGACGAGAGCGGACACCTCCTCTTCTCCCAG GCCCAGCGGAAGCAGCTCTGGGTGGCTCTGATAGAGAAAGCTCTGGCCAAGCTCCACGGATCGTACTTCTCCTTGCAGGCGGGCCGCGCCATCGAGGGCCTCTCCACGCTGACGGGGGCGCCCTGTGAGTctctggccctccaggtcagCGCCACCAACCCCAAAGAGGACCCCATCGATACGGACCTGATCTGGGCCAAAATGCTGAGCTCCAAGGAGGCGGG GTTCCTGATGGGGGCGTCCTGCGGCGGAGGCAACATGAGGGTGGACGACAGCGAGTACGAGTCTCTGGGTCTGCGACCGCGACACGCCTACTCCGTCTTGGACGTGCAGGACATCGAAGGGCACAG GCTGGTGCAGCTCAGGAACCCGTGGGGCCGGTTCTCGTGGACCGGAGCTTGGGCAGATGACTGGCCCGACTGGCCTCCACACCTGAAGAGGGCGCTGTGCACCAACCGGGGCGAGGACGGCCTGTTCTGGATGGACTTTGAGGATTTCACCAG GTTCTTTGACTCGGTGGATATCTGTAAGATCCATCCGGACTGGCAGGAGGTTCGTGTTCCGGGCCTTTTCCCTTGTGGAGCTGACGGTCCGGTGTCGGTTCTGGCCGTGACGGTTCTGGAGAGGACGGCGGTGGAGCTGGCCCTGTTCCAGCGAGGCAGCAG GCGCTGGGACACGGCGGAGAGCCACCTCCTGGACCTGTGCGTGCTGGTGTTCCGGGTGGCGTACGACGGCTGCGGCGCGCTGACGCTCGGCCGCCTGCTGGCGCACAGCCGGCGCTCGGTGAGGAGGTTCGTGGGCTGCGACGTCATGCTGGAACCGGGGGAGTATGGCGTGCTCTGCCTCGCCTTCAACCACTGGCAGAGCCTGGGCGGCGCCAGCGCTGGTGAGAGCTCCGCCCACACTCCGTTTCCTGCTGGTGGAACTAACCAACACCTGACAGCTCCTCCCCTTCCTGTTTCAGCGAGCAGGTCGGAGGCGCCGGGTTTCACGCTGGCGGTCTACAGCTCCAGACTGCTGATGGTGGGGCGGGTCTCCGCCCCCAGCACCGCCATGGCCGACGCCATCATGCAGCTGGCCGAGACCAAAGGAGAGCGGCACGAG GGTCGAGAGGGGATGACCTGCTACTACCTGACGCACGGGTGGGCGGGGCTTATCGTGATGGTGGAAAACAGGCACCCCCGGCACCACCTGCACGTGTCCTGCGACTGCAGCGAGAGCTTCAACGTGGTGTCGACGCGCGGCAGCCTGAAGACGGTGGACAGCATCCCCCCCCTGCACAG GCAGGTGCTGGTGGTTCTGTCTCAGCTGGAGGGAAACGCCGGCTTCTCCATCACCCACCGGCTGGCTCACCGGAAGGCCGTCCAACCGTCTCTGGGGAACTGGAGTCCCTCCAAGGCGACCCACAGTCCCGCCCTGAACCCCGAGACCGCAGGTCTGCATCAGCCCAGACCCTTATGA
- the LOC112145858 gene encoding calpain-15 isoform X2: MGSSSSSSFLVDETDSDGPPRGGALPPSPNTGCLRSSQSSFIPRQIAGRHRERSFSSGSMPALQTQWTCGCCTFLNSAGAPRCSICEAPRRGSVPRWLRPGTSRPGSGWSCPRCTLTNSPRSLTCSLCSYCKPPDPPGDQPRPQRSSSCSGLLRAPSGERNQTKAEKSSRSWDCLRCTLQNTPTSMSCSACGGPRKLSLPQIPAEALLMPAVCSQQDGAAGALSLSMRGDSSPLEASHPNTGSPPGTNNPVPCSRREVPPPETGPRLRPTSPQPPTAPQPPPQADLLNTRRLSVLKEEACPSPSASDPHPADVCEWSCPACTLINQVTAKHCLACHTPQQLRAAASSARQESRLVEALRQSDEGAARGLWEDIVRFCRQNSVVFVDDSFPPNSKSVGFPPDDGVQQRVKKWLRPQEISCCGFRDRGLRWSVFHTVRPSDILQGLLGNCWFLSALAVLAERPELVERVMVTRSLCPEGAYQVRLCKDGSWTTVLVDDMLPCDESGHLLFSQAQRKQLWVALIEKALAKLHGSYFSLQAGRAIEGLSTLTGAPCESLALQVSATNPKEDPIDTDLIWAKMLSSKEAGFLMGASCGGGNMRVDDSEYESLGLRPRHAYSVLDVQDIEGHRLVQLRNPWGRFSWTGAWADDWPDWPPHLKRALCTNRGEDGLFWMDFEDFTRFFDSVDICKIHPDWQEVRVPGLFPCGADGPVSVLAVTVLERTAVELALFQRGSRRWDTAESHLLDLCVLVFRVAYDGCGALTLGRLLAHSRRSVRRFVGCDVMLEPGEYGVLCLAFNHWQSLGGASAASRSEAPGFTLAVYSSRLLMVGRVSAPSTAMADAIMQLAETKGERHEGREGMTCYYLTHGWAGLIVMVENRHPRHHLHVSCDCSESFNVVSTRGSLKTVDSIPPLHRQVLVVLSQLEGNAGFSITHRLAHRKAVQPSLGNWSPSKATHSPALNPETAGLHQPRPL, encoded by the exons ATGGGAAGCTCTTCGTCTTCCTCCTTCCTGGTTGACGAGACCGACAGTGATGGTCCTCCAAGGGGTGGGgctctgcccccctcccccaacACGGGGTGTCTGAGGAGTAGCCAGAGCTCCTTCATCCCACGACAGATCGCTGGACGACATCGAGAACGCAG tttctccTCCGGTTCCATGCCGGCGCTCCAGACCCAGTGGACCTGTGGCTGCTGTACTTTCCTGAACTCGGCGGGCGCCCCCCGCTGCTCCATCTGTGAAGCCCCCCGGCGAGGATCCGTTCCCCGCTGGCTGAGACCCGGCACCAGCAGACCCGGTTCTGGATGGTCCTGCCCCCGCTGCACGTTGACCAACTCCCCCAGGAGCCTCACGTGCTCGCTGTGCAGCTACTGCAAACCTCCGGACCCCCCCGGCGaccagccccgcccccagcgctccagcagctgctctggCCTGCTGAGGGCGCCGTCAGGCGAACGGAACCAGACGAaggcggagaaaagcagccggTCCTGGGACTGCCTGCGCTGCACCCTGCAGAACACCCCCACCTCCATGTCCTGCTCCGCCTGTGGGGGCCCCCGCAAACTCTCCCTGCCCCAGATCCCGGCAGAGGCGCTGCTCATGCCGGCAGTGTGCAGCCAGCAGGACGGGGCGGCGGGGGCGCTCTCCCTCTCCATGCGGGGGGACAGTTCCCCGCTGGAAGCTTCACATCCAAACACGGGTTCCCCCCCAGGCACCAACAACCCGGTCCCCTGCAGCCGCAGAGAGGTCCCCCCCCCAGAAACCGGCCCGAGGCTCAGACCGACGTCTCCTCAACCTCCAACGGCCCCGCAGCCCCCCCCACAGGCCGACCTGCTCAACACCCGGAGGCTCAGCGTCCTCAAAGAGGAGGCGTGTCCTTCGCCGTCTGCATCAGACCCCCACCCTGCAGACGTCTGCGAGTGGTCCTGTCCGGCGTGCACCCTCATCAACCAGGTCACGGCCAAACACTGCCTGGCGTGCCACACCCCCCAGCAGCTGAGAGCGGCGGCGTCCTCGGCGAGGCAGGAGAGCCGGCTGGTGGAGGCGCTGCGGCAGAGCGACGAGGGCGCGGCGCGGGGCCTGTGGGAGGACATCGTCCGCTTCTGCAGACAG AACTCGGTGGTGTTTGTGGACGACAGTTTCCCTCCGAACTCCAAGTCTGTGGGCTTCCCGCCGGACGACGGCGTCCAGCAGCGCGTCAAGAAGTGGCTCCGACCTCAAGAGATCAGCTGCTGCGGCTTCAGGGACCGCGGGCTCAGGTGGTCAGTCTTCCACACGGTGAGGCCGTCTGACATCCTGCAAGGGCTTCTGGGTAACTGCTG GTTCCTGAGCGCCCTGGCGGTTCTAGCCGAGCGGCCGGAGCTGGTGGAGAGGGTGATGGTGACCCGTTCGCTGTGTCCGGAGGGGGCGTACCAGGTCCGCCTCTGCAAGGACGGCTCCTGGACCACGGTGCTGGTGGACGACATGCTGCCGTGTGACGAGAGCGGACACCTCCTCTTCTCCCAG GCCCAGCGGAAGCAGCTCTGGGTGGCTCTGATAGAGAAAGCTCTGGCCAAGCTCCACGGATCGTACTTCTCCTTGCAGGCGGGCCGCGCCATCGAGGGCCTCTCCACGCTGACGGGGGCGCCCTGTGAGTctctggccctccaggtcagCGCCACCAACCCCAAAGAGGACCCCATCGATACGGACCTGATCTGGGCCAAAATGCTGAGCTCCAAGGAGGCGGG GTTCCTGATGGGGGCGTCCTGCGGCGGAGGCAACATGAGGGTGGACGACAGCGAGTACGAGTCTCTGGGTCTGCGACCGCGACACGCCTACTCCGTCTTGGACGTGCAGGACATCGAAGGGCACAG GCTGGTGCAGCTCAGGAACCCGTGGGGCCGGTTCTCGTGGACCGGAGCTTGGGCAGATGACTGGCCCGACTGGCCTCCACACCTGAAGAGGGCGCTGTGCACCAACCGGGGCGAGGACGGCCTGTTCTGGATGGACTTTGAGGATTTCACCAG GTTCTTTGACTCGGTGGATATCTGTAAGATCCATCCGGACTGGCAGGAGGTTCGTGTTCCGGGCCTTTTCCCTTGTGGAGCTGACGGTCCGGTGTCGGTTCTGGCCGTGACGGTTCTGGAGAGGACGGCGGTGGAGCTGGCCCTGTTCCAGCGAGGCAGCAG GCGCTGGGACACGGCGGAGAGCCACCTCCTGGACCTGTGCGTGCTGGTGTTCCGGGTGGCGTACGACGGCTGCGGCGCGCTGACGCTCGGCCGCCTGCTGGCGCACAGCCGGCGCTCGGTGAGGAGGTTCGTGGGCTGCGACGTCATGCTGGAACCGGGGGAGTATGGCGTGCTCTGCCTCGCCTTCAACCACTGGCAGAGCCTGGGCGGCGCCAGCGCTG CGAGCAGGTCGGAGGCGCCGGGTTTCACGCTGGCGGTCTACAGCTCCAGACTGCTGATGGTGGGGCGGGTCTCCGCCCCCAGCACCGCCATGGCCGACGCCATCATGCAGCTGGCCGAGACCAAAGGAGAGCGGCACGAG GGTCGAGAGGGGATGACCTGCTACTACCTGACGCACGGGTGGGCGGGGCTTATCGTGATGGTGGAAAACAGGCACCCCCGGCACCACCTGCACGTGTCCTGCGACTGCAGCGAGAGCTTCAACGTGGTGTCGACGCGCGGCAGCCTGAAGACGGTGGACAGCATCCCCCCCCTGCACAG GCAGGTGCTGGTGGTTCTGTCTCAGCTGGAGGGAAACGCCGGCTTCTCCATCACCCACCGGCTGGCTCACCGGAAGGCCGTCCAACCGTCTCTGGGGAACTGGAGTCCCTCCAAGGCGACCCACAGTCCCGCCCTGAACCCCGAGACCGCAGGTCTGCATCAGCCCAGACCCTTATGA